From a single Paenibacillus sp. FSL R5-0345 genomic region:
- a CDS encoding helix-turn-helix domain-containing protein — translation MTYHAQQDLQPFHLYFVYKRTSTNTDDYQGTFHAHQGVEILIVHEGKGTLIIDQNSYEIKPGMICIFQPYQLHHIQIEINEAIPFVRSIVHYEPSLFKAYFEKWPILQKFFNHIHSGDLASPRWYEQQDLQSLTALLKDLDEALPTLHKNDFLEEVSLFLITFLHTLKPLWDTQHQTTSREQLLRKPHQAESIMEWLQLHYKEPLRLDQMSKDLHLSPHHLSHLFKECTGSSISDYLTVKRMQEAVHLLTSSEYTVAHIAEEVGITNCSHFCKLFKTHFGTTPNRFRKQWYIHH, via the coding sequence GTGACGTACCATGCGCAGCAGGACTTACAACCGTTCCATCTCTATTTTGTATATAAAAGAACTAGTACAAATACAGATGACTATCAAGGAACATTCCATGCCCATCAAGGTGTTGAAATTCTTATTGTTCATGAAGGTAAAGGTACGCTGATTATTGATCAGAATAGTTATGAAATAAAACCAGGGATGATCTGTATTTTCCAACCTTACCAACTGCATCATATTCAAATTGAAATTAATGAGGCGATTCCTTTCGTGCGTTCGATCGTTCATTATGAGCCTAGCCTATTTAAAGCTTATTTTGAGAAGTGGCCTATCCTGCAAAAGTTTTTTAATCATATTCATAGTGGCGATTTGGCCTCACCTCGATGGTATGAACAGCAGGACCTTCAATCCCTGACGGCTCTTCTGAAAGATCTGGATGAAGCGCTTCCAACTTTGCACAAAAATGATTTCCTTGAGGAGGTTTCGTTGTTTCTCATCACGTTCCTACATACTTTAAAGCCGTTATGGGATACACAGCATCAGACGACCTCCAGGGAACAACTGCTCCGCAAACCACATCAGGCGGAAAGTATCATGGAATGGCTGCAGTTGCATTACAAGGAACCTTTGCGGCTGGATCAAATGAGCAAGGATCTGCATCTTTCACCCCATCATTTATCCCACTTATTCAAGGAATGTACAGGCAGCAGTATTTCCGATTATTTAACGGTAAAAAGAATGCAAGAAGCGGTTCATCTTCTGACTTCAAGTGAATACACAGTCGCGCACATCGCCGAGGAAGTCGGAATCACGAATTGCTCTCATTTCTGCAAACTGTTCAAAACTCATTTCGGCACAACGCCTAATCGATTTCGGAAGCAATGGTATATCCATCATTAG